The window CTCGCGAACAACGAGACCATCCTCGAACAGGGCGAAGAGGAGGGCTGGGACCTCCCGTACGCCTGCCGACAGGGGCAGTGCGTCTCCTGTGCCGGACAGATCACGTCCGGCGGCAACTCCGAAGATTACGTCGTCCACGACAACCAGCAGATGCTCGACGACGCCGAACTCGACGAGGGGTACACGCTCACCTGCGTCGCCTACCCCCGCGCGGACTTCACGATCGAGACGGGCGAAGCGCCCTGAAGCGGCCGGTTCTTTCGAGATTCGTTCCCGTTCACAACGGTTATACGACCGGCAGGTCTACCTCGGTCTGAGGGCCCGTAGCTCAGTGGACAGAGTACCTGGTTCCGGACCAGGATGTCGCGGGTTCAAATCCCGTCGGGTCCGTTCGCTCCGCTCACTCCCCCGACGACCTCCCACTCGCTACCGCTCGTGGGAGTCCCGTCAGGTCCGTTTTTTGTTTTGTCATTTTGGTCCAGCTTTTGCGAGCGACCGGAGGGAGCGAGTAAAAGGTGGGTTCCAAATCCCGTCGGGTCCGTTCGCTCCGCTCACTCCCCGACGACCTCCCACTCGCTGCCGCTCGTGGGAGTCCCGTCGGCCCCGTTTGCCCGTTTCACGTATTTATCACCTCTCGGACCGATGGGTCGGTATGTCCCTCCGAGAGCGGACCGAGACGACCCTCTGGAGTCGCCACTCGAATCCGAAAAGCGGCTGGACGCGCGTCCCCACCGGTCCGGTCGTCGTCTACGCGCTTTATCACCGTAAGTGGCGACTGCTGACCGCCGCACTCGTCTGGACAGTCCTCAATCCGGTCCTGTTCGATCCGCCGGAGACCGACGACGCGTGGATGACCCGCGCGGTCCTGGCGGAGCAGTGGTGGATCCGGGAGGAGGGGCGCGCGACCGTCGGTCTGGGGTACCCGAACGTCTGCAACGCCGTCGGCGCGCTCGGCTTCTGCTACGCGCTGTACGCCGCGTATCGACAGCGACCCGTCGGGGCGACCGTTGGGACCGTCGCCTCGCTCGGGTTGAAGCTCTGGTGGCTCCGTGTGCTGGTCAGGCGGTACGACGCGGCGACGGCAAGGGGCGAGAGCGACGGTCGGGACTGATCACCGCTCGAATCCGACGCCCCGGATCTCGAATCGGGCCCCGCCCTCCGAACCCTCGGTGAGGCTGATCTCCCACCCGTGTTCCTCGACGACCCGCTCGACGATGTTCAGGCCGAACCCCGTCCCCCCATCGGCGGTCGAGTAGCCCATCTCGAACGCCTCCGAGCGCCGCTCGGGCGGGATCCCCGGGCCGTCGTCTTCGACGTAGAAGCCGTCGTCGAGTTCGCCGACGGTGACCGTCACGTCCTCGCCGGCGTGTTCGACGGCGTTCCGGAACAGGTTCTCGAAGAGCTGCTGGAGCCGGCTGCGGTCCCCGCTGATGGGCCGGTCGATTCGAGAGCGGAGCGTCGCGTCCGCGGTCGCGACGTTCCGCCAGCAGGTGTCGAGGAACCGGCCCAACTCGACGGTTTCGGGCTCGATCACGCTGGTCCCGCTGCGCGCGAGCGTGAGCAGGTCGTTGATCAGGGAGTTCATTCGTTCGTGCATCCGTTCGACCGCCTCGAGGTGTTCGCTGTCGCACTCCTCGCGGGCGAGCTGGATCCGACCCTCCGCGACGTTGAGCGGGTTGCGGAGGTCGTGGCTGACGACGGACGCGAACTCGGCCAGTTGCTGCTCGCGCTGCTTGCGGTCGGAGATGTCGCGGGCGATGCTCAGCACCGCCGGCTCGCCCTGATAGGTGATCAGACTGGAGTTGATCTCGACGGGGATCCGCTCGCCGTCGGCCGTCTCGTGGGCGGTCTCGAAGACCTGCATCTCGTCCTCGGGCATCGCCTCGATGAGCGCCGTGATCTCGCCGTCTTCGAGGCCGACGTCGATGTCGTGGGGGCGCATCGAGAGCAGCTCCGAGCGCGAGTAGCCGAGCGTCTCCACCGCGGCGTCGTTGACCGCGCGGAACCGCTCGTCGAGGCCGATCACCCAGGCGGAGTCGTTCATCCCGTTGAACAGCTCCGACGCGTCCCGTTGCGCCCGCTGGAGTTGTCGTTCGCGTTCCCGCTGCTCGGTGACGTCCTGGACGGCGCCGCGGAGCGTCACGACGTCGCCGTTTTCGACCGTCGGCACGCCCTGGACGCGGAGCCAGCGGGCCTCGTCGGTCGGCCCGCGGCATCGGGCCTCGACGTCGAAGGGGTCGCCGCTCTCGAGCGCCGTCTCGACGGCGTCGGCGACGATCCGACGGTCCGCCTCGTGATAGGCGTCGAGGGCGGTTTCCAGTGAGACCTCCGTGTCGCGGTCGACGCCGAACAGCTCGTAGAGCTGCGCCGTCCAGAACACCTCCATCGTGTCGGGATCGAGTTCCCAGCCGCCGACGTCGGCGATCCGTTCGGTCCGTTCGAGCAGCTCGCGCGTCCGCTCGAACTCGCGCTCGCGAGTGCGCTGGTCGGTGATGTCGCGAGTCACGCCGACGACGCCCTCGACGGAGCCCTCCGAGACGAGGGGCGTGAGCCGGTATTCGAGCACCGCGCGGCCGTACTCGCCGATCGGCTGTTCGATCTCGCCGCGGAGCTCCTCGCGGTCGCCGTCGAGGAGTTCGCGGTAGGGATCGCCGTCCGCGTCGTCCCTGATCGCCGCGATCAACGTGCTCTCGCGGCCTTCGAGCGCGTCGGGGGTCGTGCCGTAGAGTTCGGCCATCCGCTCGTTCACGAGGTCGAAGCGGCCCTCCTCGTCGTAGATGCAGGCGGCCTCTCGCATCGTGTTGACCATCTGCTCGTAGCGCCGGAGCGTCCGTTCGCGCGCCTTCCGTTCGCTGACGTCCCGGGAGATGACGATGAACCGTTCCTCCTCGTCGTCGGTCGGGAGCCGGGTGAGGTGGACCTTCACCGGGAAGCGCTCGCCGTCGGCGCGTTCGAACGTCGTTTCGACCTCGTGGCGCTCGCCGACGTCCATCCCGTCCCAGACGTCGCGGAGTTCCTCGGGGTCGCTCTCCAGGTCGAGATCCCAGACCTTCGTGCCGAGCAGTTCCTCCCGCGGCTGGTCGAACACCTCGCAGAACCGCTTGTTCACGTCGAGTATCGTCCCCTCGTCGGTGTGGACGTCGATCATGTCCGGGGAGTTCTCGAAGAGCGCTTCCAGCCTGGCCGTGGTGCGTTCGAGTCGCTCTTCGCGCTCCTTTCGCTCGGTGACGTCGGTGATGAACCCCTCGAGTGCGACCAGCGAATCGCCCTCGTAGACGCCGCGTCCGCGTTCCCACACCCACCTGATCGTCCCGTCGTCGGTGACGATCCGGTAGGTGGTCTCGAACGTGCCGTCGTCCGCGAGGGCGTCCTGCACGGTTTCCCACACCGGGTCGCGGTCGTCGGGGTGGACGACGTCCTCCCCCCACTGTACCTCGTTGCGTTCCAGGTCGTCGGCCGCGTGGCCGGTGAGCGATTCGACCTCCCCTCGACGGTCTCCATCGGCCACGCCGGCGCGTTCCGACAGCGGTAGACCATCCCCGGGAGGTTGTCGATGAGCGTCTCCAGCCGACGGGTCCGTTCGGTCAGGAGCCGGTGTGACTCGTGCGCCTCGACGGCGTTGCGGATCCGGTTCGCGAGCAGTTCGTACTGTTCGGACCCCGTCCCCTTCTGGAGGTAGTCGGTCACGCCGGCGGAGATGGCGTCGCTGGCGACCTCCTCGGACCCCTTCCCGGTGTAGAGAATAAACGGGAGTTCCGGGTGGTCCTCGCGGACGGCTTCGAGGAATTCGATACCGTCGGTCGCCGGCATATCGTAGTCCGAGACGATACAGTCGACGTCGTAGTCGGCGAGGGCGTCCAGCCCCGCCGCCGCGCCGCTCGCGGCTCGGACCTCGATTCGATCGTCGACGCGTTCGAGGAACGTCGCCGTCAGTTCCGTGAAATCCGGGTCGTCGTCGACGTGGAGGACGTCGATCGTATCGGGCGTGTCGGTCATACGTGACTGCTCGTTGGGGCAGCCTCACACGGCGGGGACTTAAGCGGCCGTCATCGTGGAGAGACAAACCGATCAGGTTTCACTTCCGAGCGGAGCCTCAGAGGCCGCGTCGTCGGACCAGCGCCAGCGCGACGCTCCCGAAAAAGGCCGCGCCGGCGAGCACCCGCAACTGGAACCGCACCGGACCCGTCGCGACCTGAGAAACGAGGACCGCCAGGACCGCGACTCCGAGAAAGAACCAGACGAGCGCGTAGCTGCGGCCCTCGACGTCCCGGTCCTCGTATCTGGACACGTACGGGAGAAGCGTCGGGAACGCGGTGATGAACCCAAGGACGAGCGGGAGGTTCGCGGACTCGAAGACCGCCCACACGGAGGTCGACTCGCTGCCGGTCGCGACGGTGAGCGTTCGGGCCAGAAACCAGACCGAGGCCGTCTCGACGTACAGCCCGACGGCGATCCAGACGTTCTCGTACCCGAGCGGCTGCGGCTCCCGCGAGCGGTTGGCGACCCACCAGCCGAGGCCGAGGACCAGCGGCCAAAAGAGCGCGAACGCGTACTCGACCGGCGGCGTCCCCGGCGCGGAGAGGGCGAAGACGTAGGCGGCCGACGCGAGGACCGCGAGAAGCGGCAGCGCCACGAACCCGGTGGGACGGTCGATCGGCGCGCCGTCGGTCGTCTCTCGGCCCTCCCAGGCGTCGAGGAAGTGCGGCAGTCGCTGGAGTTCGCGGACCCACAGCCAGAGGAAGAACGCCCCGGCGAACCCCAGCATCGCGACCAGTCCCGAGAGCCCCCAGATCCTCATCCATACGTCGAGGCCGACTTCCGGGAGCGGCCCGCCGAGGAGCGCGAGGGACGGCCCCGCCAGCTGCGACCCCAGCGTCACGGCGAGGAAGAGGAACCCCGCCGCGATGAACGCGCCGAGCACGACGAACGTCGTCAGAAAGAGCCCTTGAACGCTCCGAGAGACGTTCTCCAGCGAGTCCAGCAGATACCGTTCGAGGTCGAACTCGACGTCCAACACCTGTCCGCGACTCGGGCCGATCGTCAGCCGGGGCGAGACGGCCGCCACCACGGCCCAGCCGAGAAAGAGCAGGTCCGGGAGGGGGTACGCGTAGACGAACAGCTGCGAGATGACGCCCGCGAGAAACACCGGGAAGGTCAGCAGGATGCCGACGGCGGCGAGGTACGCCACGCGGCCGGCGACGCCGACGAGTCCCTCGCGGGCGAAGTCCGCCCGGAGTTCCTCGGAGACGTCCCGGTGCGGCGAGATGAGTTGGAGGACCTCGACGCCCCTCCCCTCGGGATCGAACAGCGACCACCCGCGGATCCGGCTCAGGTACCACAGCATCGCGGCCGCGCTCGCGACCATCAGCACCGCGATGCCGGTCGTGAGCCGGACGCCGTCGACGTACTCGAAGAGGAGTCCGGCGCTCACCGCCGACGCGGTGAAGACGGCTCGGAACCCGCGCGCCTCCGACGGCAGCCCGTCGAGGTACGTGTACACGAGCGGCGTGAACGTGTAGAACACCGTCGCGAACAGCAGCCAGGTCGTCGCCGCGGCGACGGACGCCGGACCGACGGTCCCCCCGACGAGCGAGACGAGCGGGACGAGGACGTCTTCGGGGAGTCGGGCCAACAGGTCAGAGACCGCGGCGCCGCCGATCCAGACTTTCGGCGAACGCAGGGGCGACGAACCGAACCCGGGAGCCATCACCCTGGCGTTGACCGGTCGGGGCCATCAATCTTGACTCGCCGACGGGGGACGACGTCGGACCGCTATTCGAGGTAACCGAGCTCTTCGAGCCGGGCTTCGAGGTCCTCGTCGAGGTCGACCGCCGACAGCGTGTCGCTGAGCTGTTCGTTGCGAACGCGGACGACGTCGAGAAGCTGCATCGCCGTCCGGAGTTTGTAGTGGACCTCCTCGTCGTCCGTCCGTTCGATGGCGCCCTCGAGAAGCGATCTGATCGTCTCCGACGTGTCGGAAGCCATTGGTGTCGGTTCGGTACCGGTCGGTAAAAGTGACGCTAATCGACACAAAAATTCGTCCGAACCGCACGCCTCGAACGGCGCTCGGCGGCGGGGAGCGAGCACACGGACTCACCGAAACTCGTAGAACACGACGCCGCAGGTCTCACACGCCAGGACGTCCGACGGTCCCTCGGTGGTTCCCGAGAGCGTGTGCCCGCAGCAGTCCGCCGGCGTGGTCTCGACGACGTCGCCTTCACACACCGGACAGGTTTCGAGAAACGCACAGAGGGCGTGCGCGGCGGGAGCCCGGAGGTCGGGAGAGAGGGCGGTCTCGTCCAGTGCTCGGACCGCGGCGACCTCCGCGATCGCGACGGGTCGGCGAAGCCACGCCGTCGACCCGTCGGCGCCGGTGACGACCAGGAACGTCTCCGAGCCGGTCCGCTCGATCCGCGCCGAGTCGACGTGCTCCAGCGTCTCGCGGAGGGCGTCGACGAGTCGCCCGTCGGCATCGGCGGGTCTGTCGTCCGAGTCCGCCGCGAGCGCGTCCATCTCGCTCCGCCACGCCGAGGCGAACGCCGGGGTCGGTTCGAGGTGTTCGCCCTCGGCGTCGACGACGCCGGCCGCGAGGAGTTCGCGAAGGAGGTCGTCCCCGTCGACGCCGTCGGCGTCACCGCCGCCGAGGTCGCCGAGCGTCTCCGTGGAGGCGGCGTGTTCGAGGTAGTCGCCCGGGAGCAGCGCTGCGAGCCGCGGGGCGAACCGGGGGGTGTACGGGACGAAGTAGCCGCGAAGCCAGATCGCGGCGGCGCCGCCGAGCGCGACGAGGGCGGCGACGGCGGGGGCGACCAGCGCGACGACGCCGGCGAGGGCGGCCAGGAGGACCACGTTGACGACCGTGCAGGGCCAACAGCGGCCGTCGCCGGTGTGTTCGGGTCGGCGGAGTCGGGAGAGTACAGTCATCCGCCGACGGACGGGGTCGCGCTCATTCCGCCGCCACCTCGTCGAGCGCTTCCAGCACGCCGTCGGCGAAGGCGCCCTCGGTCCGGACGTCCGCCCGTGCAGCGGCGGTCTCGTCGGCGTTGGCGACGGCGTAGGCGCGGCCGACGGCGTCGAACAGCTCCGCGTCGTTCGCGGAGTCGCCGATCGCGACGAACGCGTCCGGGTCCCGGTCGAGCAGGTCACAGGCGCGGCGCAGGCCCGTCGCCTTGCTCACCGACGGCGACTTGACGTGGTAGGCGTAGCCGGAGTCGACGATGGTCTGTCCGTGCTCGCTCGCGAGGTCTTCGAGGAAGTCTCTGGGAACCGACCGCGTCACCGAGAGCTCCGTCTCCCGCCAGCGGTTGTGCATGTCCGGTTCGGGCCACCCCGGCGGGTACCCCGCCTCGCGAAGGCGTTCGGCGACCCGTCGCGCCGCCGTCGCGTCGCCCGCGACGGTGAGGTCGCCGTCGACGAGGACGACGCCGCCGTTCTCGGCGATCACCCGTTCGGGGACCCCGAGGAACGTACAGAGCGCGACGGGGTAGGCGAAGGACTTCCCGGTCGCCAACACGACCGGTTCCTCCCACTCCCGGAGCGGCCCGAACAGGCGCTCGTCGATCCCGCCGTCCGGCCTCGTCATCGTGCCGTCGATGTCGAGCGCGAGCGGTCGACTCATCGGTCCACGAGAGTGCCTCGGCTGTTCGCCGATCGGTCGGTCCTCGGGCGCGTCTCAGGAGCGAATTCGCGTGCGTTCATTGGGTCGTTCGCGATGTACGTCACCCAGTGCCGATAAAGACGGCGGCGTTCGAGCCGAACACGGGGGCCGAAACGGACCGTGTCCGGCAGCAGCGGAGGAGAATCCGTCGCGTCCCCGCTACTGTCCCGCGCTCTCACACCGGCGAATGGACGGGGAGCGAGCGAAGCCGGACGGACAAATGGTTTTTAGTGACATATTTATTTCCACCTACAGGACGAGTAGTAACCAAAGAGTTAAGTTTTGTCACTATCGATTCACCCAGTATGCGTCGAGTCGACAGACGGAAATTCGTCAGTGGAATGGGCGCCGCCACGCTCGCGGGCGTGGCCGGCTGTATGGGCGGCGGTGGCGGCGGCGACGGTGACGGCGACTCCGGGGGCGACTCCGGGGGCGACTCCGGCGGCGATTCGGGCGGCGACGGCGGCGGCGAAGAGACGACCTCCGGCGACGGCGGCGACGACGCCCCGGCGCACACGGACCCGTCGACGTATCCGGAGTTCGACGTGACGGACCCGGAGTTCCCCCAGCTCACGAGCACGCTCCTCGAAGCCGGCTTCGAGACCGGGGCGATGGCGGACCTCGAACGGATGCAGGAGAACCCGCGCGACGAACCGCGCTACGGCGATCCGGTGCCGGAGACCCCCGAGGACGAGAGCGAGTGGCTCGACCCCGACACGCTGCAGTTCTCGCTGGTCCCGACCGAGGACCCGACCGTGTACGAGAACACGCTGGAACCGCTCCTGAACAACATCGAAGAGGAGACGGGCAAGAGCGTCGAGTACGCCACGCTCGACTCCTACGCGGCGCAGGTCGAGTCGATGCGCTCCGAGCGGCTCCACCTCGCTGGCTTCTCGACGGGGACGGTCCCGTTCGCGGTCAACATCGCCGGCGCGGTTCCGTTCTCCGTCCAGATCGACGGGAGCGGCGACGGTTCCTTCGGGTACCGCCTCTGGCTCATCACGCAACTGGACAACGCGGAGATCGGCGAACTCGAAGACCTCGAAGGAAAGAACGTCGCCCACGCCGACCCGTCCTCGAACTCCGGGAACCTCGCGCCGCGGGCGCTGTTCGCCAACCAGGGCGTCGTGCCCGGCGAGGACTACGAGGTCTCCTACTCCGGCGGTCACCAGCAGAGCTCCCTCGGCGTCGCCAACGACGACTACGACGCCGCGCCGGTCTGCTCGACGTGTTACGCCCGGGTCGCCCGGGACGACCAGCTCGACCCCAGCCAGATCAAGTGCATCTGGGCGTCCGAGCCGTTCCCAACGACCGCGTTCTCGTACGTCCACACCCTGCACCCCGACATCCAGGAGGGCGTCCGCCGAGCGTTCCTCGATTACGACTACAGCGACACCTCGATCGCCGAGGAGTTCGAGGGTCGCGGCACGTGGGTCGAGATCGACTACGCGACGGTGTGGGACATCATCCTCCAGATTCAGGAGTCCCTGGAGGTCGAGTACGAGACCGGTAACATCGGAGAGTAATCTCCGGTTCTCCTTCAGTCGTTTTTTGAGAAACCGTAGCTAGGATACACCATATATGCTCTCAGTAACCGACTTACAGAAGACGTACCCCTCCGGCGACGAGGCGCTCAAAGGCGTCGATCTCGACGTGACCGGCAACGAGACCGTCGCCGTGATCGGGCCGAGCGGGGCGGGGAAGAGTACGTTCATCCGCTGTATCAACCGACTCACCGAACCGACCGGTGGGAGCGTGGAACTCGACGGGCTGGAGATAACGGGGCTGTCCGGGAAGGAACTCCGGAACGCCCGGCGGGACATGGGGATGATATTCCAGGAGTACAACCTCATCGAGCGGCTCACCGTGATGGAGAACGTCCTCTCGGGTCGTCTGGGGTACGTCAGCACCTGGGACGCCTTCCGACGGAAGTTCTCCGGCGAGGACATCGAGCGGGCCTACGAGGTCTTAGATCGCGTCGGTCTCGAAGGTCACGAGAACAACCGGGCGGACGAACTCTCCGGCGGACAGCGACAGCGCGTCGGGATCGCTCGGGCCATCCTCCAACGGCCGAAGATCCTGCTGGTCGACGAACCGACCAGCAGCCTCGACCCCGAGACGTCCCGTGCGGTGATGGACCTACTCACCGAGATCGCCGCCGAGGACGACATCCCGGTGTTGATCAACATCCACGAGGTCGACCTCGCCGAGGAGTACGCCGACCGCATCGTCGGCCTGCGCGACGGTGAGAAGGTCTTCGAGGGCACGCCGGCGGACCTCGATGAGACCGCCCGGGGCCAGATCTACCGGGGCGAGGAGATTCCGGACGACACCGCGGTGAAGAGGCCGTCGGACGACGACGACCCGACCGAATCGACCACCCAAGAAGGCGCAATGCGCCGAGGATAACGATGGCGACAGAGCAACCAGATCGCCGGACGTGGCAGCGACCGACGGCGTTCTACAACCACTACGTGAAGTGGGCGGTGTACGCGATCATCACGGTGTTCCTCCTCTGGAGCGTCTGGGACATGCGGATCTCGCCCGCGCGGGTCGTCCAGGGGTGGGGCTCCGCCGTCGGCCTGATCACGGGGATGTTCCCGCCGGAGTTCACGGCGTTCAAGATGGACCTCCTGATCGAGGGGATGATCGAGAGCGTCGCGATGTCGGTCGTCGCGACGATCATCGGCGTCATCATCTCGATCCCGGTCGCGTTCATGGCCGCCGAGAACATCGCTCCGGAACCGGTGTACTGGGTGGGGAGAGGAATCATCACCGTCTCGCGTGCGTTCCACGAGCTCATCATCGCGATCATCGCCGTCAAGGCGGTCGGGATCGGCGCGCTGGCCGGCGTGATCGCCCTGTCGTACAAGACGATCGGCTTCTTCGCGAAACTGCTCGCCGAGGAGATCGAGGACATCGACAGCGGGCAGATGGAGGCCACCGAGGCCACGGGCGCGAACCGGATCCAGACGATGCTGTTCGGCGTCGTCCCGCAGGTGATGCCGCGGATCGTCGGCCTGACGATCTACCGCTGGGACATCAACATCCGTCACAGCACCATCGTCGGCATCGTCGGCGCCGGCGGGATCGGCGCGACGCTTCTGAACTCGTTCGACCAGTACGACTACGACTTCTTCCTGACGATCATCATCGCGATCATCGCCATCGTCATGATCGGTGAACTCATCAGCACCTACGTGCGGGGGCGGATACAATGACCGACTACCGGACCTGGGAGCGGCGGACGCCGCGGCAGCGACTCGGCCGGTACGTGCTCATACTGCTGACGCTCGTCGCTGCCGCGATCTCCTGGCAACTGCTGCAGATCAACTACAACTACGTCGGGACCGCGCCGGAGGAGTTCATGGACCTGATGTACCGGATGTACCCGCCCAACGTCGGGTACACCGGGGAGATCCTCTCGCCGATGATCGAGACGGTCCACATCGCGATCCTCGGGACGGCCCTGGCGATCCTGATGGCGATTCCGGTCTCGCTGATCGGCGCGGAGAACACGACGCCGAACCGGTTCACCTTCCTGCTCGGGAAGTTCATCATCTCCGCCTCGCGGTCGGTGAACGTCATCATCTGGGCGCTGATCTTCGTCATCATCTTCGGATCGGGCGCGCTGGCGGGGACGCTCGCCATCGCGGTCCGCTCGATCGGCTTCTGTTCGAAGCTCATCGCGGAGGCCATCGAGGAGATCGATCCGGGACAGGTGGAGGCGATCAAAGCGACCGGCGCGAACTCGGTCGAGGCGGCGATCTACGGCATCGTCCCGCAGATCAAGCCGGCGTTCATCGGCGTCTCCACCTACCGGTGGGACATCAACGTGCGCGCCTCGACGATCATCGGCTTCGTCGGCGCGGGCGGGATCGGCGTCGAGTTGAACACCTCGATCAACTTCTTCGCGTGGCAGCAGGTGCTGACCATCCTGCTGGCGATCCTGGGAATCGTGATCTTCAGCGAGGTCACGTCGGCGTACCTGCGGCGCAAGGTGCGCTGAGCGCTCTTCTCCGTTCGATTCGACGGGACGCGTATCGAAGAATCGTTTCGGTACCGTTTCTTCGTACTCCGGCGACTATCGCATACCGAGGGTGTACGGTCCCGAGGCTACGGAACGCCTCGCTGACGGCCGCGAGAATCAGTCGGGAGACGTCCCGACGTCGTGTGACCGTTCGCGTACGCGGATCCAACGGCGACGCGATCGGCTCTCGAATCGTTCCATATCTATTCAGATCGATGTCAGTATGTGGATCGGAGATCTCGGGCGGAGAGGCGGGACGGTCAGTGAGCCGCCTCGACCCCTCCAGTCGTGTACGTTGACTCACGATATCGAGCACTGGACGACTATATAGAACAATATCCGGCCATCGTCGACCCGTATCCGCGTATTGTTCGGTATATCGAAAATCAGGCGCGACCGCTGTCGGGTAGCTCGTCAGGGTAAATCGAACATTTCTATTTAAACTATTTAAAAGACTCTTACAGGGTATTCGGCTACGAAAGCAGAATCGAAGGAGACGGGTTGAGTTTCGTGTGTCGAAATCTGTTCGATTTTCGAGTACTATTGTTTACTACTGTGAAATATATTTTCATAGTCGATTATGTCCGAGAAAGTTCCAAAGACTCCTAAAGGCGTCTGACGGTACGGTTTCCAGTCCGAATGCGAGCCGCAGATCGCGAATTCGAGAGTCGTTCGGTCGGGTATACACTGATATATATAGAAAATGCCAAGAATTATAAGGGTAAACCGTGACATAAGTCGAGTAGCAATGATGTCAGACAGAACCAGACGGACGTTCATCAAAGGTGCTGGCGCAGCGACCGTCGCGGGGCTCGCTGGGTGTTCGAGTCAGGACGGTAGCGGCGACTCCGGTGGCGATTCTGGCGGCGACTCCGGCGGCGATTCAGGGGACTCGAGCGGGACGACGATGGGATCGGGCCAGGGAGAGTCGGTCACGATTCAGTTCTGGCACGCGATGGGAGGCGACCTCGCGCAGCGCATCGACGACATCGTGGACAGTTTCGAAGAGCAGAGCGACGGCATCACCGTCGAGACGACGTCCCGGAACAGCTACCGGGACAACCTCAACGCGACGACCCAGGCGGTGAGTTCCGGTAACCCGCCGGCGCTCTCGCAGATCTTCGAGATCGGGACGCAGTTGGCGCTCGACAGCCAGGCGTTCGTTCCCGTCGAGGACATCATCCCGAGCGACCGCATCGACTTCGACAACTTCCTCGATCCGGTGCTTGACTTCTACCGCATCGACGGGAAGTTGAACTCGATGCCGTTCAACTCGAGCAACTCGATCATGATGTACAACCGTGACGCCTTCGAGGAGGCTGGGCTCGACCCCGACGACCCGCCGACGACGTACCAGGGCATCACGGACGCGGCGAACACGCTCACGAGCGAGGGCGTCGTCGAGAAGGGGATCACGTTCCCGAATCACTCGTGGTTCGTCGAGGGCTGGTTCGCCCACCAGAACACCACGCTCGTGAACAACGACAACGGACGGGACGGGCGCGCGACGGAGTCGAACCTCGAGAGCGAGGCCGCACAGAACATCTTCGAGTGGTGGGTCGACCTCTACGAGCAGGACCAGTACCTGAACCCCGGGATCGAGGCGTGGGGCGAGGCGCAGCAGGCGTTCCTGACCCAGCAGACGGGGATGATCATCTACTCGACGTCGAGCATCGCGCCGATGAAGCAGGG is drawn from Halobellus limi and contains these coding sequences:
- a CDS encoding HAD hydrolase family protein; protein product: MSRPLALDIDGTMTRPDGGIDERLFGPLREWEEPVVLATGKSFAYPVALCTFLGVPERVIAENGGVVLVDGDLTVAGDATAARRVAERLREAGYPPGWPEPDMHNRWRETELSVTRSVPRDFLEDLASEHGQTIVDSGYAYHVKSPSVSKATGLRRACDLLDRDPDAFVAIGDSANDAELFDAVGRAYAVANADETAAARADVRTEGAFADGVLEALDEVAAE
- the phnC gene encoding phosphonate ABC transporter ATP-binding protein; the encoded protein is MLSVTDLQKTYPSGDEALKGVDLDVTGNETVAVIGPSGAGKSTFIRCINRLTEPTGGSVELDGLEITGLSGKELRNARRDMGMIFQEYNLIERLTVMENVLSGRLGYVSTWDAFRRKFSGEDIERAYEVLDRVGLEGHENNRADELSGGQRQRVGIARAILQRPKILLVDEPTSSLDPETSRAVMDLLTEIAAEDDIPVLINIHEVDLAEEYADRIVGLRDGEKVFEGTPADLDETARGQIYRGEEIPDDTAVKRPSDDDDPTESTTQEGAMRRG
- a CDS encoding DUF6653 family protein, whose product is MSLRERTETTLWSRHSNPKSGWTRVPTGPVVVYALYHRKWRLLTAALVWTVLNPVLFDPPETDDAWMTRAVLAEQWWIREEGRATVGLGYPNVCNAVGALGFCYALYAAYRQRPVGATVGTVASLGLKLWWLRVLVRRYDAATARGESDGRD
- a CDS encoding PAS domain S-box protein, with the translated sequence MADGDRRGEVESLTGHAADDLERNEVQWGEDVVHPDDRDPVWETVQDALADDGTFETTYRIVTDDGTIRWVWERGRGVYEGDSLVALEGFITDVTERKEREERLERTTARLEALFENSPDMIDVHTDEGTILDVNKRFCEVFDQPREELLGTKVWDLDLESDPEELRDVWDGMDVGERHEVETTFERADGERFPVKVHLTRLPTDDEEERFIVISRDVSERKARERTLRRYEQMVNTMREAACIYDEEGRFDLVNERMAELYGTTPDALEGRESTLIAAIRDDADGDPYRELLDGDREELRGEIEQPIGEYGRAVLEYRLTPLVSEGSVEGVVGVTRDITDQRTREREFERTRELLERTERIADVGGWELDPDTMEVFWTAQLYELFGVDRDTEVSLETALDAYHEADRRIVADAVETALESGDPFDVEARCRGPTDEARWLRVQGVPTVENGDVVTLRGAVQDVTEQRERERQLQRAQRDASELFNGMNDSAWVIGLDERFRAVNDAAVETLGYSRSELLSMRPHDIDVGLEDGEITALIEAMPEDEMQVFETAHETADGERIPVEINSSLITYQGEPAVLSIARDISDRKQREQQLAEFASVVSHDLRNPLNVAEGRIQLAREECDSEHLEAVERMHERMNSLINDLLTLARSGTSVIEPETVELGRFLDTCWRNVATADATLRSRIDRPISGDRSRLQQLFENLFRNAVEHAGEDVTVTVGELDDGFYVEDDGPGIPPERRSEAFEMGYSTADGGTGFGLNIVERVVEEHGWEISLTEGSEGGARFEIRGVGFER
- the phnD gene encoding phosphate/phosphite/phosphonate ABC transporter substrate-binding protein → MRRVDRRKFVSGMGAATLAGVAGCMGGGGGGDGDGDSGGDSGGDSGGDSGGDGGGEETTSGDGGDDAPAHTDPSTYPEFDVTDPEFPQLTSTLLEAGFETGAMADLERMQENPRDEPRYGDPVPETPEDESEWLDPDTLQFSLVPTEDPTVYENTLEPLLNNIEEETGKSVEYATLDSYAAQVESMRSERLHLAGFSTGTVPFAVNIAGAVPFSVQIDGSGDGSFGYRLWLITQLDNAEIGELEDLEGKNVAHADPSSNSGNLAPRALFANQGVVPGEDYEVSYSGGHQQSSLGVANDDYDAAPVCSTCYARVARDDQLDPSQIKCIWASEPFPTTAFSYVHTLHPDIQEGVRRAFLDYDYSDTSIAEEFEGRGTWVEIDYATVWDIILQIQESLEVEYETGNIGE